In Candidatus Cloacimonadota bacterium, the following are encoded in one genomic region:
- the ftcD gene encoding glutamate formimidoyltransferase has product MKLVECVPNFSEGRDQKVLDAISNVIKEVKNVTLLDVDPGADTNRTVFTLVGEPEAVIEAAFQAIKKGAELIDMSKHQGAHPRMGATDVCPFIPVSDVTMEEAVEYAKQLAQRVGEELEIPVYLYEYAATKEEWRNLAEVRKGEYEALPEKMKDPYWKPDFGPMKFNSRAGATAIGAREFLIAYNINLNTRDKKKATEIAKKIRERGYPQRDDNGKLLKDEVGNKIMVSGLFSHCKAVGWYIDEYNRAQISMNLTNYKITPPHLVLEKVRELAQADGVIITGSELVGLIPKDAMLMAGKYYLEKLGETDGIPDEMIIETAIQSMGLAELAPFDIDKKIIEYSIARKDNLVNLTIKDFVDILSTDAPAPGGGSVAALCTTMSGALTAMVSNLTFGKKGYEKHWQKCKDLAVKGQEIKNKALVAIDKDTDSFNLLMDAMRLPKKTDEEIAVRDKAIQEATKQAILVPLETLELSLEAVELAAQIVQIGNKNALSDAGVAAITANAAAKGAFYNIKINMPGITDDTFRDEVTTKAERLVEKIEAISNETEKTVKAAIK; this is encoded by the coding sequence AAGTTAGTGGAATGTGTTCCGAACTTCAGTGAAGGAAGAGATCAGAAGGTTCTGGATGCAATATCGAATGTCATCAAAGAGGTCAAGAATGTTACATTGCTCGATGTCGATCCCGGAGCTGATACGAATAGAACAGTTTTTACTTTAGTCGGAGAACCGGAAGCTGTAATAGAAGCTGCGTTTCAAGCTATCAAGAAGGGTGCAGAATTGATCGATATGTCAAAGCATCAGGGTGCTCATCCCCGTATGGGAGCAACAGATGTTTGCCCTTTCATTCCCGTCAGTGATGTAACTATGGAGGAAGCAGTCGAATATGCTAAACAGCTTGCTCAGCGAGTGGGAGAAGAGCTGGAGATCCCGGTTTATCTCTATGAATACGCAGCTACTAAGGAAGAGTGGCGCAATCTGGCAGAAGTTCGCAAGGGAGAATATGAAGCTCTACCAGAAAAGATGAAAGATCCCTATTGGAAACCCGATTTTGGTCCGATGAAATTCAATAGCAGAGCCGGAGCTACAGCTATTGGTGCCAGAGAGTTCCTGATTGCCTATAATATAAATCTCAATACCCGCGATAAAAAGAAAGCTACTGAAATAGCCAAAAAAATTCGTGAAAGAGGTTATCCTCAGCGAGATGATAACGGTAAATTGCTGAAGGATGAAGTGGGTAACAAGATAATGGTATCCGGTCTTTTTTCACACTGTAAGGCAGTTGGATGGTATATAGACGAGTATAACCGTGCCCAGATCAGTATGAACCTGACCAATTATAAGATCACCCCTCCGCATTTGGTATTAGAAAAAGTTCGTGAACTGGCACAAGCCGATGGAGTGATAATAACCGGTAGTGAATTGGTCGGCTTGATCCCTAAAGATGCCATGTTGATGGCGGGTAAGTATTATCTCGAAAAATTGGGAGAGACAGACGGTATTCCTGATGAAATGATCATCGAGACGGCGATTCAGTCAATGGGATTAGCTGAGTTAGCCCCCTTCGATATAGATAAAAAGATCATTGAATATAGCATAGCCAGAAAAGACAACCTGGTCAATCTGACCATTAAGGATTTTGTTGATATCTTATCAACAGATGCGCCTGCTCCGGGAGGAGGTAGTGTGGCAGCTCTCTGCACTACTATGTCGGGAGCTTTAACGGCTATGGTCAGCAACCTTACATTTGGTAAGAAAGGTTATGAAAAACACTGGCAGAAGTGCAAGGATTTAGCAGTCAAAGGGCAGGAGATCAAGAATAAAGCACTCGTAGCCATTGATAAAGATACAGATAGTTTCAATTTGTTGATGGATGCCATGAGATTACCTAAGAAAACAGATGAAGAGATCGCTGTAAGAGACAAAGCGATTCAAGAAGCGACTAAACAAGCGATCCTTGTTCCTCTGGAAACTCTTGAGCTTTCTCTGGAAGCTGTGGAACTGGCAGCTCAGATTGTTCAGATCGGCAATAAAAATGCCCTGTCAGATGCAGGGGTAGCAGCCATTACAGCCAATGCAGCAGCTAAAGGGGCGTTTTATAATATTAAGATAAATATGCCGGGAATTACAGACGATACTTTCCGTGATGAAGTAACAACAAAAGCTGAAAGGTTAGTTGAGAAGATCGAAGCTATTTCCAATGAGACAGAAAAGACAGTAAAAGCTGCTATCAAGTAA
- a CDS encoding TrmJ/YjtD family RNA methyltransferase: protein MHNNSEIIFILVEPVYRGNVGAAARVINNFGFSHLRLVGAVPQKEDYYLAVHSEEIMHNIEVFDDLSSAIQDIDNVIAVTRRFGRKKKTDLDVAEIGNFTQELYRGKTAFVFGRETYGLKDEEIELCPIRCLIPTNPEFPSLNLAQAVAIVCYELFNGLNDQKPLSKLAKTEKVDKTIEQIIDSLLEIGYFENGDPRMTKKKLQNILLRSYTSDENLLFLTKMFHRISILVKSLSRCGKADKK, encoded by the coding sequence ATGCATAATAATAGTGAAATTATTTTCATTCTTGTAGAACCGGTCTATCGCGGTAATGTGGGAGCTGCAGCTAGAGTGATCAATAACTTCGGTTTTTCGCATCTACGATTGGTGGGAGCTGTACCTCAGAAAGAAGATTATTATCTGGCTGTTCATTCGGAAGAGATCATGCATAATATTGAGGTCTTTGATGACTTATCTTCCGCTATCCAAGATATCGACAATGTGATCGCCGTTACCAGAAGGTTTGGGAGAAAAAAGAAGACCGATCTTGATGTTGCTGAGATAGGTAATTTTACCCAAGAACTCTATCGGGGTAAGACTGCTTTTGTTTTTGGCAGAGAGACTTACGGATTAAAGGATGAAGAGATAGAGCTTTGTCCGATCCGCTGTCTGATCCCAACTAATCCCGAGTTTCCATCTCTCAATCTTGCTCAGGCAGTAGCAATTGTTTGTTATGAACTGTTCAATGGTTTGAATGACCAGAAGCCTTTATCAAAGCTTGCTAAGACAGAAAAAGTTGACAAAACAATCGAACAGATTATTGATAGTTTATTGGAAATCGGCTATTTTGAAAATGGTGATCCGAGAATGACCAAGAAGAAGCTGCAGAATATCTTGCTGAGAAGCTATACTTCAGATGAAAATCTGCTATTCTTGACTAAGATGTTTCACCGTATCTCGATACTTGTCAAGAGTTTGAGCAGATGCGGCAAAGCTGATAAAAAATAA
- a CDS encoding acyl-CoA dehydrogenase family protein produces the protein MDYFFTEEQLEIREITRKVAEEKIKPVREKYDEEGIFPWDIVEVFAQTDLFAILIPEEYGGISGKVVDLCIVTEELCRVCAGISLSLGASGLGLYPILLSGSEEQKQKFLPAIAEGKRLAAFALTEANAGSDAGAIETTATLDGDHYVLNGTKQWITNGGEAEVYTVFAMTDKTKGARGASCFIVEKDTPGFSFGKKENKMGIRASATSELIFEDCRVPKENLIGKEGFGFMIAMKTFDKSRPMVAAQAIGIAQGAYEEAVKYSKERNQFGKPISSFQAIQFMLADMATQIEAARALVFATAKMIDEGSKKYSKESAMCKYFASDMAMKVTTDAVQILGGYGYMKEYPVEKMMRDAKITQIYEGTNQIQRSIVASHLLKE, from the coding sequence ATGGATTATTTTTTTACAGAAGAGCAATTGGAAATTAGGGAGATTACCCGAAAAGTTGCTGAAGAGAAGATCAAACCGGTAAGAGAAAAATACGATGAAGAGGGAATTTTTCCTTGGGATATTGTTGAAGTTTTTGCTCAGACAGATCTGTTTGCGATCTTAATTCCGGAAGAGTATGGTGGGATAAGCGGCAAAGTAGTCGATCTCTGCATAGTCACTGAAGAGTTATGCCGAGTCTGTGCCGGTATTTCATTATCTTTAGGAGCTTCAGGATTAGGGCTCTATCCGATCCTGTTATCAGGTTCAGAAGAGCAAAAACAGAAATTCCTGCCTGCTATTGCTGAAGGTAAAAGACTTGCTGCCTTTGCCTTAACCGAAGCTAATGCCGGTTCTGACGCAGGTGCTATTGAAACTACTGCCACTCTTGATGGTGACCATTATGTTCTTAACGGAACAAAGCAGTGGATTACCAATGGGGGAGAAGCTGAGGTTTATACTGTCTTTGCTATGACCGATAAGACCAAAGGTGCTCGTGGTGCTTCCTGCTTTATTGTTGAGAAAGATACACCCGGATTCTCCTTTGGTAAAAAAGAGAACAAAATGGGTATCAGAGCTTCTGCTACCAGTGAGTTGATCTTTGAAGACTGTCGTGTCCCCAAAGAAAACCTCATCGGAAAAGAGGGTTTTGGTTTTATGATCGCCATGAAGACCTTTGATAAATCTCGTCCGATGGTAGCTGCCCAAGCAATCGGAATAGCTCAGGGTGCTTACGAAGAAGCGGTAAAATACTCCAAAGAGAGAAATCAATTCGGTAAACCTATCTCCTCATTTCAGGCAATACAGTTTATGTTAGCCGATATGGCAACTCAGATTGAAGCTGCAAGAGCTTTGGTCTTTGCTACAGCCAAAATGATTGACGAAGGTAGTAAAAAATACAGCAAAGAATCGGCAATGTGTAAATACTTCGCTTCCGATATGGCGATGAAGGTCACAACTGATGCCGTGCAAATTTTAGGCGGTTATGGTTATATGAAGGAGTATCCGGTTGAGAAGATGATGCGTGATGCCAAGATTACCCAGATCTACGAAGGTACAAACCAGATCCAACGCTCTATTGTCGCATCACATCTCTTGAAAGAGTAA